In Sphingobacterium thalpophilum, a genomic segment contains:
- a CDS encoding bifunctional alpha,alpha-trehalose-phosphate synthase (UDP-forming)/trehalose-phosphatase: MKKKKKIIISNRLPIQIERKKEKLIIKPSAGGLATGLNSAFDTDEILWVGWPGIVPKDEEEKEKIVELLKPMNLLPVFLSKDEIRNFYEGYSNEVLWPICHYQPSYIHFDREYWSTYVMVNKKFCEAALSIDEPSDFIWVHDYQLMLLPQLLRSENQELNIGYFHHIPFPSEELFMNIPQRKELVEGLLGADLIGFHTFADSQNFLNACKKILHVSSGHNQLKYKDRHIFIESFPMGIDFDKFVEVSSQPKIQAIASQFRSHFPDQKIIIAVDRLDYSKGILERLRAFLTFLEKYPEWHTKVVLYMLIVPSRDKVSQYKKLKDEINRKVSEINSIYGNLSWTPVLYFYKSLPFEELVGLYVASDICMITSTRDGMNLVSKEYIASKTLSKGVLILSEFAGASKELVDALIINPYNRTETADSIYQALKMPPEEIQERTDANIQIIQKFNVQHWVQLFTNRLAETKAIQRDEWARRISDKVLNSISERYSKSSNRLFFLDYDGTLVKFQNHAQKASPTTLLYNLLDNIISDPLNTLVIISGRSQESLSSWFDGRSYYLVAEHGIWSNFPNFNWSYKKGLALHWMPEVKKLMEKLADQTPGAFIEVKPYSLAWHYRKVELGLGELKATELKEILNPMLNDYGLQLLDGNAVIEVKNTEVNKGKAALEIAGHIKADFMLAIGDDITDEDLFRYLPQSTISIKVGSNKSAAKYYLDEQEDVLQFLNQLIIK, from the coding sequence ATGAAGAAAAAGAAGAAAATAATAATTTCAAATAGACTGCCGATACAAATAGAGCGAAAAAAAGAAAAATTAATCATCAAGCCGAGTGCGGGCGGACTGGCAACCGGTTTAAATTCCGCCTTTGATACGGATGAAATACTTTGGGTTGGCTGGCCGGGAATTGTTCCCAAAGATGAAGAGGAAAAAGAAAAGATTGTCGAGCTTCTCAAACCGATGAACTTGCTTCCTGTTTTCTTATCCAAAGATGAAATACGCAATTTCTACGAAGGTTATTCCAATGAGGTCCTCTGGCCTATTTGCCATTATCAGCCGAGCTACATCCATTTTGACCGCGAATATTGGTCTACCTATGTCATGGTAAATAAGAAATTCTGCGAGGCTGCGCTTTCTATCGATGAGCCATCCGATTTTATTTGGGTCCATGATTATCAGCTTATGCTGCTCCCTCAACTGCTGCGTTCAGAGAACCAAGAGCTCAACATCGGTTATTTTCACCATATCCCTTTTCCTTCGGAGGAACTCTTTATGAACATTCCGCAACGTAAAGAATTGGTTGAAGGTTTACTGGGAGCAGATCTTATCGGATTTCATACTTTCGCCGATAGTCAGAACTTTCTAAATGCCTGCAAAAAAATACTGCATGTATCATCTGGACATAACCAGCTCAAGTACAAAGACCGTCATATATTTATAGAATCCTTTCCGATGGGTATTGATTTTGATAAATTCGTCGAAGTCAGCAGTCAGCCTAAAATCCAGGCCATTGCAAGCCAATTCCGGAGCCATTTTCCCGATCAAAAGATTATTATAGCTGTAGATAGGCTCGATTATAGCAAAGGGATATTAGAGCGATTACGTGCATTCCTCACTTTCCTTGAAAAATACCCCGAATGGCATACAAAAGTTGTGTTATATATGCTTATCGTGCCCTCCAGGGATAAGGTATCGCAATACAAAAAACTGAAAGATGAGATTAACCGGAAGGTGAGTGAAATCAATTCCATTTATGGCAATCTAAGCTGGACGCCAGTATTATATTTTTATAAATCGCTTCCATTCGAAGAACTGGTTGGATTATATGTTGCATCCGATATCTGTATGATTACATCTACGCGAGATGGGATGAATCTTGTAAGTAAAGAATACATCGCCAGTAAGACTTTGTCAAAGGGCGTATTGATTTTAAGTGAGTTTGCAGGCGCCTCCAAGGAACTTGTTGATGCCTTGATTATTAACCCCTATAACCGTACGGAAACGGCAGACAGTATTTACCAAGCGCTTAAAATGCCGCCCGAAGAAATTCAGGAACGTACCGATGCCAATATTCAGATTATACAGAAGTTTAATGTGCAGCATTGGGTGCAGCTTTTTACCAATCGTTTGGCTGAGACCAAAGCCATACAACGTGACGAATGGGCAAGACGAATCTCGGATAAGGTATTGAATAGTATTTCAGAAAGGTACAGCAAAAGTAGCAATAGACTCTTTTTTCTGGACTATGACGGTACCTTGGTCAAATTCCAGAATCATGCCCAGAAAGCGAGTCCGACGACCCTGTTGTATAACCTTTTGGATAATATCATTTCTGATCCACTCAATACATTGGTCATCATAAGCGGCCGATCACAAGAGAGCCTATCGTCTTGGTTTGACGGTCGGTCTTACTATTTGGTTGCCGAACATGGCATTTGGTCAAATTTCCCAAATTTCAACTGGTCATATAAAAAAGGACTGGCACTTCATTGGATGCCCGAAGTAAAAAAATTGATGGAAAAATTGGCCGACCAAACTCCAGGCGCATTTATTGAAGTCAAGCCTTATTCGTTGGCCTGGCATTATAGAAAAGTAGAATTAGGCTTGGGCGAACTTAAAGCCACTGAATTAAAAGAGATTTTAAACCCGATGCTGAATGATTATGGCTTACAGTTACTTGACGGAAATGCGGTCATTGAGGTTAAAAATACGGAAGTTAACAAAGGTAAAGCAGCATTGGAAATTGCAGGTCATATAAAAGCAGATTTTATGTTGGCCATTGGCGACGACATTACCGATGAAGACCTATTCCGTTATCTTCCTCAATCGACGATAAGTATTAAAGTTGGTAGCAATAAGTCTGCGGCAAAATATTATCTGGATGAACAAGAAGATGTTCTTCAATTTTTGAATCAACTTATCATAAAATAA